The Desulfobulbus propionicus DSM 2032 DNA segment GGCCGGCTTGCTCGAATTCTCGGCAGGCTATATTCTCTCGACCCAGCAGAATGGCACTGAACCGGGAACCGTCTTCATGAGTGTCGACCCTGGACTGAACAAGGACTTCGATCCCGGCCGCTCCTGGTTTCTCGCCCTCGATCTTTCCCGCTCCTACCAGATCGATGACGGCCTCTCCTTTAGCTTGGGCAACAGGGTCATGCTCCTCAACAACCCCTTCAACACCGAAGAGGGACAAATTTTTTCGCTGCTCTTCAACATGCCCATCTCCTATAAAGATTATCTCACCATCACCCCGGAGTTCCACTGGTCCCGTCCTCTCTCCGATGCTGCCGGCAGCAACCAAGCCACGATCTCCGGAACCGATGAGAACCAGGGAAGCGACGGTACGTTCTATGGTGGTGTCTCCATCAAATTTTCGTACTGATTCCCCTTAGCCAACAGCGGCCCCTTCCGTGTTTTCCTTGACAGCGAATGTTTTCCCTTTTCTTTTTGCGAAAAACGCAGGAAGCTAAAGAACTGTTGCACCATTGACAATCGTGAGCAATCTCGCTTCGCTTTCCCACTCATCCTTCAAACCAGAGACAGGAGCGCCCACAGTGAACGTAACACCTCTGTGCACAACCGAACCAACCCGAGCATCGTCTATCCGCGCCAGGATGCGAGCCTTGGCGCTTGCAATCGCCTGCTGTTTGGTGGCCAGCCTTGTGGCATGGCCCCCGGTAAATGCCGCCCAACCAGCCGCTCCGGCAAAGCGTCAGGTGATCTTTCTGCCCTTTGACGTTGAAATTTCAGGTTCTTACGCGTATCTGCGCACCGGTTTGTCCACCACCCTTGCCAGTCGATTGGCCACCCGCGCCAATATCGCGGCGGTCGCCCAAGGAGACGCCTCGGAACAAATGGCCGGTGCGCTAAAATCCGGCGAGTATGGCATTTTCAGCCAACGGCTCCGCCAATCCGGGGCGGAATACCTCATCATGGGATCGCTAGCCCCCAAAGCCGGCCAATTTGAACTGACCAGCTACGTCTTTTCGCAAACATCGCTCCAGGCCCCCAAAAAGTTTCAACAGTCGTTTCAAACGGTGGATGACGTCATGACCGCGGTTGACAACCTCGCCTGGGCGATCAGCGGCGCGGTTTTTGGCAAGCCCAAGCCAGAGGCCGCAGCTGGTGGAGGCTCCGGAATGGCCGCGTTTCAAACCGCGCATCCGGAGCGCGCCTATCGCGAGGGCCTGTTTGCCGGCACGGCAACCGGCCTGGAAGCTGGCGGTCCCTTTGAGTTGGTCAGCAGTTACCGCAGCAAGGGCATTCCCGCCGAAGCCAGGGACATGAACGCAGGCGACCTCGACGGCGACGGCACGCCCGAGATTGTCTTGCTGACCAGTTCGGCCCTGATGATCTACAGAAATGAAGAAGGACAGTTCCGCATGCTGGCCACAGCGGAGTTGCCGAACCATCTACGCTATCATTCGGTCACCCTGGGCGACCTGAACAACAATGGACAGCAGGAAATCTACATCAGCGGCAGCAATGGCGACTATCCCGACTCGTCCGCCCTCGAGTGGAACGGCAAAAAGGTGACCACCCTGTTTGAACATGTCGGCTGGTACCTGCGGACCATGAGCGCCCCCGGAGAGCCTATCGCGCTCATCGGCCAAAAGACCCCGGTTTCGGAACGCGATGGCGCCGACATTTACGAGATGGCGCTCGACGGCCGCGGCGGGGTCAACGCGGGCAACAAGCTGCCCCTGCCCCGAGGCATCAACATTTTCGACTTTGCCCGGGCCGATCTCGATCGCGACGGCGTGCAGGAAACGATCGTGCTCAACAACAGCAACCGGCTCCAGGTGTACGATGCCTCCGGTAGCCTCCGCTTTACCAGCAGCGAAATCCATGGGGCGAGCAACAACTTTTTCGGCACCCTAACCAGTCAGAACAATGCGGCCAACTCCGAGAAGGAAACCGTCTGGGTGCGGACCCGCATCGTGATCGCCGATCTCGACATGGATGGCGGCAATGACGTGCTGGTTGGTCGCAATCGCCTGGAAACGGTCAGCTTCATGCCCAACCTTCGCTATTTCGACGGCAGCTCCCTGGCCGCCTACACCTGGGTGAACAGCGGTTTGACCCGCCTGTGGGAAACGAAAAAGATTCCCGCGTACATCACCAATTACCAGTATGCCGGCACGCAACGGGAGAACGGCCACTATCAGGTTGTCTTTGCCGAGGCCGCAAGCAGTTATCCCTTTGTGTTCTGGAATGCGCCCACCACCTTTCTCAACAGCTACACCGTGCGCGTCAACGCGGCGGCCAAATAATTTTCTCTTTTGCCGACGGGGCCTGTCGAGGCCGTCACCCTTCGACGGGCCCCCTCCCCACCCATCCTCCAACCTCTTGTTTAATCGTTACTCTTTCACATCCCGCACCTGACCATTGCCGGTAAAAATATTTTTACTCAGGTAAAAAAAACTTGACGACTAGGTAAACTTACTCTATCGTGAAGCCATCCAAGATATGTTCAAAAGGGTTTCTCGAACGAGGGGAACCTGTACGCAACATGAGATAAAAAAAGGAGAGGAATATGAAAAAAGTACTTGTTGCAGGCGCTGCCCTGATGGTGGCTGGTGGGATGTATGCCGCTACCGCTTCTGCTGCCGCTGTCGAGCCCGGCGTGAAGATCACCGGCGATGCCCGTGTGCGTTTGTTTTATCAAAATGACAACTACGGTGATTTCGGCAATGATGACGTTGATGAGTCCAACACCGACATGGATTCCCGCGTTCGTCTGAATATCACCGGGACCGCCGCTGGTGGTGCCTATGCCAAGGCTCGTATCCGCATGTATGAGGGATACACCACCGACATCGACAACGACCCAAGCATCTCTTCCCTGGACAACAGCAACATCTGGGTCGACATCGCCCATGTCGGCATTCCGTTCAATGACAACTTCACCCTGGAAGCAGGTAAATACCGCTCCACCTACGGCCCCTTGGGCACCACCTACAACTTTTTCTATGATGACGTTCATCTGAGCGGTCTGCGCGGTATCATCAAGTTCAACGACGTGACCATCAACCCGTTCATCGAGTGGGTGGAAGAGTCCCAAACCTATGCCAAATATGATGTTGACGGTGATCCAAACACGAAAGATACCGACAATCCAAACAAAATCAAAGACAACGACGCCATGCGCTACGGTGCCCATATCAAGGGGCAGCTCAACAAGGATTGGGCGGTTGGCGGTATGCTCGGCTATCAGAGCGATGAACGGGACGAGGATAATGTTCTTCCGCACCTCAATTATCAGAATGAAGGGTTCTTTGGTTCCATTTACACCAACGGCAAGGTCAACGCCTTTGGCTTTGTCGCCGAACTCGCCGCCAACGACGGCAATCTGAACAACTTCAACTCCTGGGAAGATGATGCCGACGCGGTTACCGGCCCTGACCTGATCGGCTCCGATGACACCGGCTTCGGTGGATACATGTTCCCCAACTACCAGATCGACAAATTGAACATCGGGTTGAATCTGGGTTTCACCGATGGCGGTTTTCAACCGGACCGCGCCTTTGGTTTCGTCATGCTCGGCTCCTCGGATAACAGCAGAATCAGCGCTGCCCGCATCGGCGACACCGGTGACTGGTTCTGGGGCGGCTTGGTGGCCAACTATGCGATCAACGAATCCCTCAAGCTGACCGGTAACTTGGTTTACGCCGAGGTTGACGCCTGGGATTCCGAAGGTCCCGATGGAGACGGACCGGATACACGGTCAGGTGCGCTTGGAGCCGCTCTGGACAGCGCATGGGAGTTGTCTGCGGTTCTGCAGTACACCATCAGCAAGGGCGCGGATGTCTATTTCTCCGCCGGCTACCTGGCACCCGAATTTGAAGACTCCACCCTGGAAGACGACGGAGCCTTCGGTGCTTTGACCCGCTTCGAGCTCAAGTTCTAAGCGCTGCCTAGTACGGATTCTCCTGTAACACGCAATCAGGGGAGCAGGTTCTTGGAACCTGCTCCCCTGATTTTTTTATCTTTCTTTCCCTGCGGACAGCGAAGAGATATCGCTTTCCCGCCCCTACTCCACCACCCGCGGCAGCAGCACCGTGGCCCGCACCCCGCCCTGCTGCCTGTTGTCCAGGGTCAACCGGCCGCCATGATCCTCGACGATCCGTTTCACCAGGGTTAGTCCCATGCCTGTGCCAACCAGTTTGGTGGTGTAAAACGGATCGGTGGCATGCCGCAGATTGGTTCCTCCCGTACCTGAATCGCGAATGAGGATCTTCACCTGCGCCTCTTCAAGGACAACCTCGATGAACAGTTCGCCGCCTTGGGGCATGGCTTCGACACTGTTGCGAATCAGATGGACCAGGGCCTGCTGAATCAGCCGCGGGTCGGCATCAATCAACGGATCGGTCTCCGGCAGCAGCAGGATCTTCTTGATTCCTTGCGCCTTGATGGCCGCGAGATGGAGCAGGAGGGACTTGTGAATCAGCGGGATGAGCCGGATCTTTTCGCGCTCCGGCTTGACCTGATCGACAAAACTGAACAAATCCTCCAGGGTTTTTTCGATCTTTTCCGCCTCGCCGGCCATCATACCGAGGAAGCGCAACCATTCCTTGTTGTCAATTTTCCGGGAAAGAAGACGTGCTGTTCCCCCGATGGCAGTGATCGGATTGCGGATGCTGTGGGCCAGTTGGGCAGCCATGTGCCCCAGGGCGGAATAGCGCTCGGCCTCGACCAGCAGATCCTTGTTCTTTTGCAGTTCGCTGGTTATCTCCTCCAGCTCCTTGATTTTCCGTTGCATGTCCACATACAGCCGACAATGCTCGATAGCCAGGCTGGCTTGGCCGGCAAATCCTTCCAGGGCCAGGATCCGCTCCTCATCGATCTGGGCACGATTGACGAAATGATCGGCAATGATCACTCCCAGAGCGCGGCTGGGGGAATACAGGGGAACCACCACAAAGGAGTCTTCCTGGAGCAAGCCGACCAACTCCAAGGGCACTGGATATTCGCTCCGGCCGTCAACGACGTTGATCGATTGCCGATTGCGGACCGCGCGGATCAGCAGGTTGTCGGCGTCCAGGGCGTCGACCCGCAGGGCGCGGACAATCCGGTTGACTTCGGTGTCCATGGCGGTTTCATTGCGCTGAATACGGACGAACAGGTCGCGCAGTCCCAATTCCTGTTCCCGCAGATCCCGCCAGATTCGGCTGCCGTCCTCCCGGTTTCCTGGACCGATGGCCAGGCGCCCTTCAAGCACGTCACCAGCCTCGTTGAACAAGGCCAAAAAGGCGCGGTTGAACTGTAACCCTTCTTCGGCGGTGATCCCTGCCAAGATGGCATGGAGGATTTCATCGAGCTCCACCATGCTCAAATAGGCGGTGTTCATTTTCATGGCCAGCTGGTGGGCGAACTGCAAGCGGAAGTTGGCCTGCTCGATCTGCTGCTGGTATTGGCGATTACGGATGGTCAGGCGCCGTTTTTCCAAAACCCGGCGCAGGGTGGCCAGCAGATCGGTGAAATGTACGGGCTTGGCCAGGTAATCGTCGGCACCGAGCCGAAGGCAGGCCAACGCTGTCTGCAGATCGGTCACCGCGGTAAGCATGATGACCGCTAAGTCCCGATCATGCTGCTTCAGCTCTGGCAGGAGCTTGATGCCGTCTGCGTCGGGAAGGCCGATGTCCAGTAACGCCAGCGCCACCTTGTGCATGCCGAGCTGACGGCGCAGGGCATCGGCCGAACCGGCGGCAACCGTGGCAAACCCCTGCTGGTGGAGAAAATCCTCCAACAGTCCAACGATATCGGCAAAATCGTCGACAATGACGATCACCTCTCCCTCTTCCAGCAATTCTTCGTTGGCTATGGACAGGGGAGGAGGAAGATGGGACTGCTCAATCATGACGATACCCGGCTGTTATTGTCTCGTTGTTCCAAGGCTTCTGGTTGTTCTACTCTTGAAAAAAAAACGTGTCAAGCAACAGCACTGGTCATTCTCGGATTGCCTCCCTGTCCTGGTCGTGGTATGGACCACACAACGACGTCAGCCAATCTGCCATGCCCACCGAATCCCACCAATTGAAAACAATACCCGAAGTAAGCGATACGGAACTGGTGCAAGTCATTGCCGATTTTCTCGCCTTGGGTCACGCCGACAACATCGTGGCCATGTTCCGCCAGGAACCCCGCTATTTCACCTGGACCGGTCAGCTGCTCACCGACGAACGTTTTGCCGTCCGGCTGGGAGTTTCCGTGCTGTTTGAGCAGTTGGCCGCATTGTGCCCAGACCTCCTGCCCCTGGCCATCCCCGGCCTGGAGGACCAGTTGCGCCACCCGGTGGATTGGGTGCGCGGCGAGGCGGCCAGCGTGCTCGGCATCATCGGCACCGAAAGGGCCCTTGCCCCGCTCCCGCAACTATTGAACGACCGCTCACCTCAGGTGGTGGAAATCGTGCGCGACATCCTTGGGCTTCCCGCTGATGGATAATATTTTTGGCCCGAATGGGATTCTGGCCCAACATCTCCCGGGCTACGAAGCACGATCCGGCCAGCTGGCCATGGCCAAGGCCGTGGCCGAGCTGCTTACCGCAGAGCAACCAAATCAGGCCACTCAGGCTTCCTGCCTGGTGATCGAGGCCGAAACCGGCTTGGGCAAGACTCTCGCCTATCTGATTCCGGCCGTGCTCAGCGGCCGCCGGGTGGTGGTGTCCACCCATACTCGCACTTTGCAGGATCAAATCCTGCAAAGGGAAATTCCGCTGATTCTGCAGTATATCGATCCCCACCTCAAGGCCCTGTGCGTCAAGGGACGACAGAATTATCTCTGCCTCTACCGCTGGCGGCAACTGCACGCCTCACGACAAACGGAACTGTTTACCGACACTGCCGAACAGGCCATCGAGGCCTGGCTGGAAAAGACGGTCCATGGCGACCGTTCCGAACTGAGCTGGTTGACCGCTTCGTCGCCCCTGTGGCAGAAAATCTGCTGCCAATCCCACTTCTGCCTGGGCGCCACCTGTCCCGAAGCGGCCGGATGCCACCTGAACCGGCTGCGTCGCGATGCCGCAGCCAGTAGGTTGCTGATCGTCAACCACCACCTGCTTTTCTCCGACTTGGCTGTCCGGCGTACAGGATATGGCGAGGTGCTGCCACGCTACGAGTCCGTGATCTTCGACGAGGCCCATCATGTCGAAAGCGTGGCCACCACTTTTTTCGGTTCCTCCTGTTCCCGTCATCAGCTCATTGATCTGAGCAGCGACGTGGAACGCAGTGCCGAGGGCGAACTGTCCGGCACAGCACAGCAGACAGTTCGCGCGGCCGTCGCCCGCCTTGCCGGCGCGACCGAACGGCTGACGAACGCGTTTCCCAAGGAAAAGGGCCGGTTTCCGCTCCCCCCCCTGCTCCGCAATCAGCCGGACATCATCCCGTTGCGCAGCGATCTTCAGGCAGCGCTGGAAAAGCTGGCCGATACCCTCGAAGGGCTCCCGGAAGGCCCCTGGAATCAATATGCCGATCGCGCCCGGGATTTAGGCGAACGGTTGCAGTCGATCTTGGTGGAGCAGTTTGACGACCTCCCCCTTGACGAGGTGCAGTTCACCTACTGGTTTGAGCGCAGCGAGCGCAACCTGACCCTCTGTGCCACCCCCGTGGACGTGGCCACGGACCTGCAAACCACATTGCTTGCGACGGTCATCTCCTGCGTGTTCACCTCGGCCACCCTGACCACGGCCGGAAAGTTCACTTATTTTCTTGAACGGCTTGGCTTAGCCGCCGACACCCCCACCCTTTCCCTGACTTCGCCCTTTGATTATCAACACCGCACCTTGCTCTACGTCCCCGATGCGCCCTTTCCCGAACCGGCAGGCGTCGGCTATCCGCAGGCCCTGCACGACCGCATGGCCCGCCTGATCACCCACGCCGGCGGCAGGACGCTGTGCCTGTTCACTTCCTTTGCCGCCATGGACCTGGCCCATGCCGCCCTCCGCGACCGCCTCCCCTATCCGCTGCTCGTCCAGGGAGAGGCGAGCCGGCGCACCCTGCTGCGCCAATTCAGCGAGCAGACCGATTCCGTCCTGTTTGCCGTGGCCAGTTTCTGGGAGGGGGTCGATATTCCCGGCGAATCGCTCAGCCTGGTGATTATTGACAAATTACCGTTTGAAGTCCCCAGCGACCCTGTTATTATGGCCCGGGTCAACCGCATCAAGGCCTTGGGCGGCAACCCGTTCGTCGACTTTCAAACGCCACGGGCCATTCTCACCCTTCGTCAAGGCGTGGGCCGACTGATGCGAACCGCCAACGACCGCGGCGTTATTGCCATACTCGATACCCGGCTTTTCACCAAGGGGTATGGCCGTCAATTTCTCAAAAGCCTGCCTCCCAGTCCTTTGACCAGCGACATGGAGAAGGTGGCAGCTTTCTTTCAGAGCAGCAATGAACACACCTGAAACACATCCGCCTGTGGATTTGCGCGGAACCACGGCGACCGTCACTGCCCGCGTGGAAGCCGCCATGCGCCATGATCTGACCACGGCCCTGGCCGGCTGCGATCCGCTTCTGGGAGAAATCGTCCATTATGCCCTGTTCAACGGCGGCAAGCGCATCCGGCCCCTGTTGACCGTGCTCTGTTCCCGGTGCTGCGGCCGGGATGACGCAGAGCTCTACCAGCTGGCCGCGGCCTTCGAGTACCTGCACGTGGCCACCCTGGTGCACGACGATGTGATTGACCGGGCCGAGCAACGCCGGGGCACCCCCACGGTGGTTGCCCGTCACGGCCTGACGGCGGCGATTCTCGCCGGTGATTGGCTGCATGCCCACAGCATGCACCTGATCGGCAAGCTGGCGGGTGGCCGCGGCTTGGAAATTTTCTGCCAAGCCACGGCCTCCATGGTCAACGGCGAATTTGCGCAACTCCGCCTCATCGGCGACATCACCGGAACCGAACAACAGTATTTCGAGGTCATCCGCCAGAAGACCGGCAATCTCATTCGCTCCACCTGCTCCATCGGCGCCTTGTTTGCCGGTGCCGACGAGGCCCGACGCACGGCTCTGGCCACCTATGGCGACCGCATTGGCGCGGCCTTCCAGGTGGTGGACGATCTGCTCGATTTTCTTGGCTCCGCTCACAGAACCGGCAAGACCATTGGCAACGATTTTATTGAAGGAAAACTCACCCTGCCGCTGCTCCATGCCCTTGAGCGGGCAGACGATCAAGACCGGCACACCTTGAATCAGCTGCTGACAGGAGATCGAACCCGAACCGAAGCCTACCGGCAACTGGTCGACCTGATCGGGCGGTACGCGGGGTTCGACTCCGCCGCGCAAACAGCCCGACAACTGGTGGCGGAAGCAATCCAGGCGCTCGCCCCTTTCCATGCCTCCGGACAGGAAGGGGAAAACGTTGCCCTGCTCAAACAACTAGCCGAGTATATCCTCGCTCGCACAAAATAATCGCCTCGTGCCCTGTTCCGCTGTTCGCCTCCTTGCTGTCAGGGCGATCGTGACGGCGGCTCTTGCCACCTCCCTCGCCGGATGCCGCTCGCCAGATGCCCCGGAAAGGCTGCCTGCGGGATCCGTGCCCACTGCCGCGCCTCCGACCAGGGTGCTCGTGTCGCCCACATCCCTCTCCGAGCAGTTTCCATCCTCCGCATCGCTGTCGACCAAAACGCCACCACCGCGTTCCGCCCATGAGCGGACCGCTGACGGCAACGCGTCCACAACAGCTGGCCGACCCGAGATCGCGATCATCATCGACGACATGGGCAACGATCTCAAAATGGGACGCAAGTTTTTGGAACTTGACGACAATCTCACCTTTTCCTTTCTGCCGGGGGCGCCGCACACCCAGGAACTGGCGGAGCAGGCGTTTCAAGCCGGGCGCACCGTTCTTGTCCATCTGCCCATGGAACCCAAAGACACCCGGTGGTCTCCCGGAACGGAGGCGCTGCACATTGCTGACACGGAGGAAGGGATCAGAACGAAAACAGAGACCATGCTGGCGGCGGTGCCGCATGCCGTTGGCACCAACAATCACATGGGATCACGGTTCACCGAACATGGCCTGGGCATGCACCGGGTACTGACCGTGTTGAAAGAACGGGCTTTGTTCTTTGTCGACTCCTACACCACCGCCGGCTCGCAGGGTTTGGCCACCGCCCGGCGGCTTGCTGTGCCGGCCACCCGAAGGCATGTATTCCTCGACAACGAGAAGACGCCAAGCAAGATCTGCGACCAGCTTGATCAGCTGGCCCTGTTGGCCCGGCAACAGGGCCATGCCGTCGGTATCGGCCATCCCAATCAGGCCATGTTCACGGCCCTGGCGCGCTGCGGCCCGGAGAATATGCATCACATCAACCTGGTGAGTGTTCAGCGGCTGACGCGATAGGGAACTGAAAAAATTCCTACACCTCCAGTTCCGGAACGAGAAAGCTGATGTGTTCCTCCTCGCCCTCCATTTCGGTCACCGTCACATCCCCCCACCGACGCAGCCAATCCACCACCCCCACCACCAGGTGCTCCGGAGCCGAGGCTCCGGCGCTGACCCCGACCCTCTTGACCCCGGCAAACCAAGCCGGATCGATCTCGCTGGCATCGTCGATGAGATGGGCCGGTGTCTGCCGCAATTCCGCCACCTCCCGCAGCCGGTTCGAGTTGGAACTGTTTTTTGAGCCGACGACCAACACCAGATCCACCCGGTCGGCCAATTCGCGGACCGCAGCCTGCCGGTTGGTGGTCGCATAGCAGATATCGGTCCGATCCGGCTCGGCAATGCGTGGAAACCGCCGGCGAATGGCCAGGAGTATTTCCCGGGTATCGTCCACACTCAAGGTGGTTTGGGTTACATACCCAACCTTGTCCGGATCGGTCACCTGCAGCTGGCCGATCTCCGACGCCTTGGACACCACGTGCACCGGTCCCACCGCCTGGCCGCAGGTTCCCTCGACCTCGGGATGCCCCTTGTGGCCGATCACCAGCACGTCATATCCCTGGGCATTGAGCCGGATCATCCGCCGATGCACCTTGGACACCAGGGGGCAGGTGGCATCAATGATCCGCAATCCAAGGGCCGTGGCTCGTTGTTCCACCGCCCGGGAGACGCCATGGGCACTGAACACGGTGACCGATCCCCGGGGAATATCCTCCAATTCCTCGACAAAAACCGCCCCGCGACACCGCAGTTCCTCCAGCACATGCGTGTTGTGGACAATCTCGTGCAGGACATACACGGGTGGCCGATGGCGCTCCAGGGCCTGATGAACGATGGCAATGGCACGATTGACTCCGGCACAAAAACCGCGCGGCTTGGCAAGAATGACTTCCATGGGGTACCCGTGGTCAGATTTCAACAAAAGGAGGGCGGAACCGGATTGATGCCGCCTAGTTCTCGATCTTCTTCACCGCCTCGCTGATGGAAAGCGGATAGGGATGATGCTTGCGAAGAAAAACTGGCATGCTGTTACGCGCTTCCCGGGCTGCTTCCAGGCTGTCATACATGCCGTAAAAGACGAAAATGGTGGG contains these protein-coding regions:
- the ispH gene encoding 4-hydroxy-3-methylbut-2-enyl diphosphate reductase codes for the protein MEVILAKPRGFCAGVNRAIAIVHQALERHRPPVYVLHEIVHNTHVLEELRCRGAVFVEELEDIPRGSVTVFSAHGVSRAVEQRATALGLRIIDATCPLVSKVHRRMIRLNAQGYDVLVIGHKGHPEVEGTCGQAVGPVHVVSKASEIGQLQVTDPDKVGYVTQTTLSVDDTREILLAIRRRFPRIAEPDRTDICYATTNRQAAVRELADRVDLVLVVGSKNSSNSNRLREVAELRQTPAHLIDDASEIDPAWFAGVKRVGVSAGASAPEHLVVGVVDWLRRWGDVTVTEMEGEEEHISFLVPELEV
- a CDS encoding response regulator; the encoded protein is MIEQSHLPPPLSIANEELLEEGEVIVIVDDFADIVGLLEDFLHQQGFATVAAGSADALRRQLGMHKVALALLDIGLPDADGIKLLPELKQHDRDLAVIMLTAVTDLQTALACLRLGADDYLAKPVHFTDLLATLRRVLEKRRLTIRNRQYQQQIEQANFRLQFAHQLAMKMNTAYLSMVELDEILHAILAGITAEEGLQFNRAFLALFNEAGDVLEGRLAIGPGNREDGSRIWRDLREQELGLRDLFVRIQRNETAMDTEVNRIVRALRVDALDADNLLIRAVRNRQSINVVDGRSEYPVPLELVGLLQEDSFVVVPLYSPSRALGVIIADHFVNRAQIDEERILALEGFAGQASLAIEHCRLYVDMQRKIKELEEITSELQKNKDLLVEAERYSALGHMAAQLAHSIRNPITAIGGTARLLSRKIDNKEWLRFLGMMAGEAEKIEKTLEDLFSFVDQVKPEREKIRLIPLIHKSLLLHLAAIKAQGIKKILLLPETDPLIDADPRLIQQALVHLIRNSVEAMPQGGELFIEVVLEEAQVKILIRDSGTGGTNLRHATDPFYTTKLVGTGMGLTLVKRIVEDHGGRLTLDNRQQGGVRATVLLPRVVE
- a CDS encoding polyprenyl synthetase family protein — encoded protein: MNTPETHPPVDLRGTTATVTARVEAAMRHDLTTALAGCDPLLGEIVHYALFNGGKRIRPLLTVLCSRCCGRDDAELYQLAAAFEYLHVATLVHDDVIDRAEQRRGTPTVVARHGLTAAILAGDWLHAHSMHLIGKLAGGRGLEIFCQATASMVNGEFAQLRLIGDITGTEQQYFEVIRQKTGNLIRSTCSIGALFAGADEARRTALATYGDRIGAAFQVVDDLLDFLGSAHRTGKTIGNDFIEGKLTLPLLHALERADDQDRHTLNQLLTGDRTRTEAYRQLVDLIGRYAGFDSAAQTARQLVAEAIQALAPFHASGQEGENVALLKQLAEYILARTK
- a CDS encoding HEAT repeat domain-containing protein, whose protein sequence is MPTESHQLKTIPEVSDTELVQVIADFLALGHADNIVAMFRQEPRYFTWTGQLLTDERFAVRLGVSVLFEQLAALCPDLLPLAIPGLEDQLRHPVDWVRGEAASVLGIIGTERALAPLPQLLNDRSPQVVEIVRDILGLPADG
- a CDS encoding FG-GAP repeat domain-containing protein, producing MALAIACCLVASLVAWPPVNAAQPAAPAKRQVIFLPFDVEISGSYAYLRTGLSTTLASRLATRANIAAVAQGDASEQMAGALKSGEYGIFSQRLRQSGAEYLIMGSLAPKAGQFELTSYVFSQTSLQAPKKFQQSFQTVDDVMTAVDNLAWAISGAVFGKPKPEAAAGGGSGMAAFQTAHPERAYREGLFAGTATGLEAGGPFELVSSYRSKGIPAEARDMNAGDLDGDGTPEIVLLTSSALMIYRNEEGQFRMLATAELPNHLRYHSVTLGDLNNNGQQEIYISGSNGDYPDSSALEWNGKKVTTLFEHVGWYLRTMSAPGEPIALIGQKTPVSERDGADIYEMALDGRGGVNAGNKLPLPRGINIFDFARADLDRDGVQETIVLNNSNRLQVYDASGSLRFTSSEIHGASNNFFGTLTSQNNAANSEKETVWVRTRIVIADLDMDGGNDVLVGRNRLETVSFMPNLRYFDGSSLAAYTWVNSGLTRLWETKKIPAYITNYQYAGTQRENGHYQVVFAEAASSYPFVFWNAPTTFLNSYTVRVNAAAK
- a CDS encoding ATP-dependent DNA helicase; this translates as MDNIFGPNGILAQHLPGYEARSGQLAMAKAVAELLTAEQPNQATQASCLVIEAETGLGKTLAYLIPAVLSGRRVVVSTHTRTLQDQILQREIPLILQYIDPHLKALCVKGRQNYLCLYRWRQLHASRQTELFTDTAEQAIEAWLEKTVHGDRSELSWLTASSPLWQKICCQSHFCLGATCPEAAGCHLNRLRRDAAASRLLIVNHHLLFSDLAVRRTGYGEVLPRYESVIFDEAHHVESVATTFFGSSCSRHQLIDLSSDVERSAEGELSGTAQQTVRAAVARLAGATERLTNAFPKEKGRFPLPPLLRNQPDIIPLRSDLQAALEKLADTLEGLPEGPWNQYADRARDLGERLQSILVEQFDDLPLDEVQFTYWFERSERNLTLCATPVDVATDLQTTLLATVISCVFTSATLTTAGKFTYFLERLGLAADTPTLSLTSPFDYQHRTLLYVPDAPFPEPAGVGYPQALHDRMARLITHAGGRTLCLFTSFAAMDLAHAALRDRLPYPLLVQGEASRRTLLRQFSEQTDSVLFAVASFWEGVDIPGESLSLVIIDKLPFEVPSDPVIMARVNRIKALGGNPFVDFQTPRAILTLRQGVGRLMRTANDRGVIAILDTRLFTKGYGRQFLKSLPPSPLTSDMEKVAAFFQSSNEHT
- a CDS encoding porin — encoded protein: MKKVLVAGAALMVAGGMYAATASAAAVEPGVKITGDARVRLFYQNDNYGDFGNDDVDESNTDMDSRVRLNITGTAAGGAYAKARIRMYEGYTTDIDNDPSISSLDNSNIWVDIAHVGIPFNDNFTLEAGKYRSTYGPLGTTYNFFYDDVHLSGLRGIIKFNDVTINPFIEWVEESQTYAKYDVDGDPNTKDTDNPNKIKDNDAMRYGAHIKGQLNKDWAVGGMLGYQSDERDEDNVLPHLNYQNEGFFGSIYTNGKVNAFGFVAELAANDGNLNNFNSWEDDADAVTGPDLIGSDDTGFGGYMFPNYQIDKLNIGLNLGFTDGGFQPDRAFGFVMLGSSDNSRISAARIGDTGDWFWGGLVANYAINESLKLTGNLVYAEVDAWDSEGPDGDGPDTRSGALGAALDSAWELSAVLQYTISKGADVYFSAGYLAPEFEDSTLEDDGAFGALTRFELKF
- a CDS encoding divergent polysaccharide deacetylase family protein, giving the protein MSPTSLSEQFPSSASLSTKTPPPRSAHERTADGNASTTAGRPEIAIIIDDMGNDLKMGRKFLELDDNLTFSFLPGAPHTQELAEQAFQAGRTVLVHLPMEPKDTRWSPGTEALHIADTEEGIRTKTETMLAAVPHAVGTNNHMGSRFTEHGLGMHRVLTVLKERALFFVDSYTTAGSQGLATARRLAVPATRRHVFLDNEKTPSKICDQLDQLALLARQQGHAVGIGHPNQAMFTALARCGPENMHHINLVSVQRLTR